The Nerophis ophidion isolate RoL-2023_Sa linkage group LG09, RoL_Noph_v1.0, whole genome shotgun sequence genome contains a region encoding:
- the polh gene encoding DNA polymerase eta isoform X1, which yields MEYGKERVVALVDMDCFYVQVEQRLNAALKNTKCVVAQYKTWKGGGIIAVSYEARAHGVTKNMWVDDAKKLCPDLQVARVPESHGKADLTHYREASVEVIEVMSRFAVIERASIDEAYMDLTAAVQQRLKDGADQHIEPGLLRTTYVQGYPHSLPEGQEAADEDAVTDKEKQRSSGVQQWLASIATNNCAELQLTVGAIIVQEMRTAVERHTSFRCSAGISHNKVLAKLACGLNKPNRQTILPLDSVTELFNTLPVSKIRNLGGKLGASITAHLQVENMGELTRFSHAQLGKHFGEKTGQWLYDLCRGVDFEAVKPRQLPKSIGCSKNFPGKTSLVTKEQVQHWLHQLALELEERLTKDREVNGRVAKSLTVGVRQLGDTKASSFSRCCALVRYQAAKLATDSFAIIKSLNTAGNQQAAWTPPLTLLHLSASKFSDAPSAAGGSIADFFSSDLTSTPTLTTPTLTTPTHATRTPPSGIQSFFQKKPRQKEVEEAVWTPPPSTPRSNIASFFHKKCAERCWEESKLEPTATGPQPPCDDEEDVEEEDVLKCERCGQDVSAWDLPEHHDYHFALDLHNSFSSPSSSSSSSSARAGPPAPASRGKTKTRGPSGPHSKRPRSQGNVGTLDSFFQKN from the exons CATCATCGCCGTGAGCTACGAGGCCAGGGCCCACGGTGTCACCAAAAACATGTGGGTGGACGACGCCAAGAAGCTGTGCCCGGACCTCCAGGTGGCCAGGGTGCCCGAATCTCACGGCAAGGCTGACCTGACCCA TTACAGGGAGGCCAGCGTGGAGGTCATCGAGGTCATGTCTCGCTTTGCCGTGATCGAGCGGGCCAGTATTGACGAGGCGTACATGGACTTGACCGCGGCGGTCCAGCAGCGGCTTAAAGACGGGGCGGACCAGCATATCGAGCCTGGTCTGCTGAGGACCACCTACGTCCAGGGTTATCCGCACAGTTTACCTGAAGGACAGGAAGCAGCTGATGAGGATGCCGTTACAGATAAAG AGAAGCAGAGGTCATCAGGTGTGCAGCAGTGGTTAGCATCCATAGCTACCAACAACTGTGCAGAGCTCCAGCTCACCGTGGGCGCCATCATTGTGCAGGAAATGAGGACGGCGGTGGAGCGACACACAAGCTTCCGCTGCTCAGCTGGCATCTCGCACAACAAA GTTCTGGCTAAACTGGCGTGTGGGCTGAACAAACCAAACCGACAGACGATCTTGCCGCTGGATTCTGTGACAGAGCTTTTCAACACTCTGCCCGTTAGCAAGAT ACGTAACCTGGGAGGCAAACTGGGGGCGTCCATCACGGCACACCTGCAAGTGGAGAACATGGGGGAGCTGACTCGCTTCTCTCACGCCCAACTGGGGAAGCACTTTGGCGAGAAAACAGG GCAGTGGCTGTACGACCTGTGCCGCGGGGTGGACTTCGAAGCCGTGAAACCCAGACAGCTGCCCAAGTCCATCGGCTGCAGTAAGAACTTCCCCGGGAAGACGTCGCTCGTCACAAAAGAGCAG GTGCAGCACTGGCTTCACCAGCTGGCTCTGGAGTTGGAGGAGAGGCTGACCAAGGACAGAGAAGTG AACGGCCGAGTGGCGAAGTCGCTGACAGTCGGCGTGCGGCAGCTGGGCGACACCAAGGCCAGCAGCTTCTCCCGTTGTTGCGCTTTAGTCCGCTACCAGGCCGCCAAGTTGGCCACTGACAGCTTCGCCATCATCAAGAGTCTCAACACGGCAGGAAACCAGCAGGCGGCGTG GACTCCACCTCTCACTCTGCTGCACCTCTCAGCCAGCAAGTTCAGTGACGCCCCTTCAGCAGCAGGGGGCAGCATCGCAGACTTCTTCAGCTCTGACCTCACGTCCACTCCCACCTTGACCACGCCCACCCTGACCACGCCCACTCACGCCACTCGCACTCCTCCCAGCGGCATCCAGTCTTTCTTCCAGAAGAAACCGAGACAAAAGGAGGTCGAAGAGGCCGTTTGGACTCCGCCACCATCCACTCCTCGCTCCAACATCGCCTCTTTCTTCCACAAGAAATGTGCTGAGAGATGTTGGGAGGAGTCTAAACTAGAACCGACAGCCACCGGCCCGCAGCCTCCATGTGATGATGAGGAAGATGTTGAAGAAGAAGACGTGCTGAAGTGTGAGCGCTGTGGTCAGGACGTGTCTGCCTGGGACTTGCCTGAACACCACGACTATCACTTTGCTTTGGACTTGCACAACTCCTTCTCTTCtccttcatcctcctcctcctcctcctccgccagAGCAGGACCTCCAGCGCCGGCCTCTCGGGGTAAAACAAAAACCAGAGGCCCTTCAGGACCTCACTCTAAAAGACCTCGCTCACAAGGCAATGTTGGGACTCTCGACTCTTTTTTCCAAAAAAACTGA